The Rhododendron vialii isolate Sample 1 chromosome 3a, ASM3025357v1 nucleotide sequence TCGACGTGGTTGCATCAATGGTTTCACTCACTAGTCTATGGCTTCATGGCAACACATTTTCAGGTAAAATTCCAGCAAACATTGGTGACTTAACTTTTTTGAAGGATTTCAATGTCAATAGCAATGATCTTGTGGGCTTATTACCTGATAGCTTGGCAGATATGCAATTGAACAAGTTAGATTTGAACAATAATCAGTTCATGGGTCCTGTTCCTAAGTTCAAAGCAGTTAATTACACTTACAGTTCAAACAATTTTTGTCAATCTGATGTGGGTGTTCTTTGTGCCCCTGAAGTTATGGCACTGTTAGAGTTTCTTGATGCTGTGAATTACCCTTCAAAGCTTGTTTCTTCTTGGACTGGGAATGACCCTTGTGGGGGACAATGGCTGGGAGTGAGTTGTGATGCCAACAAGAAGGTTTCTATAATCAATTTGGTTAAGTCTAATCTTACCGGTACCTTGAGTCCTACAATTGCAAACATAGCTTCCCTTACTCAAATTAGTCTCTCTTCTAATCATCTTTCGGGTCCAATTCCGAAAAACTGGACCAGCTTGAAATCTTTGACCCTTTTGGATTTGAGTGGCAACAACCTTTCTGCTCCGTTGCCAAATTTCAGTAGCTCTGTCAAACTGTCCTTAGACAATAATCCTTTACTAAATTCTAATGAGTCTGAACCACCCCCTTCGCCAATAAACAACAGCCCGCCATCTCGAGGTTCACAATCCCCTCCAAATAATCACCCATCTACAAATCCCACAAGTCGTTCTTATGAATCAACTCAAGGGGAAACCTCCAAAAGTTCTAAACTACTTGTAATTGTGGTCCCTGTCGCCAGTTTCGCAGCTGTTGTCTTGTTGGTTGTTCCTTTGCTTATTTATTGTTGTACGAAGAGAAAGGATGCCCCCTCCCAAACTCCATCTTCTCTTGTGATTCACCCTAGAGACCCCTCTGATTCAGATAACACAGTTAAGATTGCTGTTGCGAATAACAGCAATGGAAGTGGTTCTGGGAGCAGAAACAGCAGTGGAATTGGTGAGTCACATGTCATTGACGCtggaaatttggttatatcgGTGCAAGTTCTTCGGAAGGTGACCAATAATTTTGCCCCTGAAAATGAGCTTGGCCGTGGgggttttggggtggtttataAGGGAGAATTGGATGATGGGACGAAAATAGCAGTGAAGAGAATGGAATCTGGTGTGATTAACAGCAAAGCTCTAGATGAGTTTCAGTCCGAAATCGCTGTTCTTTCAAAGGTTCGCCATCGTCATTTGGTTTCTCTTCTTGGGTATTCGATCGAAGGCAAGGAGAGGCTTTTGGTTTATGAGTATATGCCTCAAGGGGCTCTGAGCAAGCACCTTTTCCACTGGAAGAGCTTGAATTTAGAACCTCTGTCTTGGAAGAGGAGGCTGAACATCGCCTTGGATGTGGCTAGAGGGATGGAGTATCTTCATAGTTTGGCTCATCAAAGCTTCATTCACAGAGATCTAAAATCCTCAAATATCTTACTTGGTGATGATTTTAGAGCAAAAGTTTCGGATTTTGGACTAGTGAAACTTGCTCCTGATGGGAAGAGGTCTGTGGTAACCAGGCTTGCTGGGACTTTTGGATACTTAGCCCCAGAATATGCTGGTAACCTGTCATTCTACCTTCTTGCCTATGCATTGATTTAAAATTGATGTAGTATTATTGCATCTTACTGGTATCTGAATTTTATGTAGTTCAAAATCATGAACAATCCATGACATAGAGTTACCTAAATGAATTGCAGACCTTTTCTGTTGGGCCTTCTCGGAATTTGAATTGGCACCTATATCTGGCTTCGCATTGCATTTGAATATGGGAAACCCTCACTTCTAATTGAAATAGTCCAACTAACACAATTTCTTCACATATCTTGGTTCTTGTTTGAACAACAAAAATTCACAACCTTAGATCTTTCTCCAAATTGACTGCATGATCCCCAAATGGCTCCATTGGTAGTTTTCAACATTCAATTACTTGTCAAAGGAAATAGGCTGATTCTTATGTTTCCTGGATAGCGAATCATTCTGATACAAGGAATGAAAATAGTGGTACGCCACTTGCTCTAAATTATACGTACTACAGTATGAGTAGATTTCCATAGATTGAAATGTTAGAAGGTACTTATTTGTATGGGTTAACATCCAGTGAAATGGGGCattaatttttctaattatcCACATAAAACACATTTCTAGGAGCATCATGACTAACTTACACTCTCTTGCTAAATTTATAGAAAAAACCTTTGGATTGCTAAATTTTGTCTTAGACTGTAAGGGTATCATATTTCAGACCGTGCATTCCAAAATATTCTCTAGGGATagcgtttttttttctttcaggcCAATTGAAATTCAAAGGTTGGTCTATCATAAGTGTGTGTTTTTCAACAATCATTCTGGAATATGTTGGAGTTATAGTTTAAAGTCACGGTAACTTTATCTATGACTTGTCAATTTCTGCAGTCATGGGTAAAATTACAACAAAATCTGACGTCTTCAGCTTTGGTGTTGTATTGATGGAGCTATTAACTGGATTGATGGCACTTGACGAGGACAGACCGGAGGAAAGCCAGTACCTGGCGGCATGGTTCTGgaaaatcaaatcaagttcAGAGAAGCTTATGAATGCAGTTGACCCATCCCTTGATACCAAAAAAGAGGAAACATTTGAAAGCATTTCCATAATTGCAGAACTAGCCGGGCACTGCACTGCAAGGGAACCAAGCCAACGACCCGATATGGGCCATGCCGTGAACGTGTTGTCCCCACTTGTTGAGAAATGGAAACCGGTGGATGATGAAAAGGAGGAGTATTGTGGCATTGACTATAGCCTTCCACTTACCCAGATGGTGAAGGGATGGCAAGAAGCGGAAGAAAAGGATGTAAGTTATGTGGACTTAGACAATAGCAAGGGTAGCATACCATCGAGGCCTACTGGATTCGCAGACTCTTTTACTTCAGCTGATGGTCGATAAGAAGCGGTAACACTCTACTGCCTTTTGTGTGATAATAAGTTTATAGGTGTAAAATATAGTAGATGTTTCTTACGTGTTTTTCTTGATGCCTGAAATTTGTTAGTGTCAGCATATTCTAgtagtgtttcttttttggtggGTATTGTTGGAGACCTAAAATTCACCTGTCAGATGTAACGAATGAAAtcgtgtatttttctttttgggctCATGTAAAATTCAGTATCTGTAAGTTTTGGGCAATATATTGATATTTGTTTGATTGGGAATCATTTGTCATCATGGCTTCTCATTGTAAATAGTATGGATGCAATGCAGTTTAAATGTGTAGGCGTTTTATGTTTTTCTGTTGGCATTGAACCCTTTTCAACCAAGTGCTACACAGGGCTTGTTCGAACGGATTTTGGGATTTCAGTGAACTGAAAATAGTTTGTCCTGGAGCAATTGCCTGAGCTTCAGCAGAAGTCCCAAGAGGTCTACCT carries:
- the LOC131318783 gene encoding receptor-like kinase TMK3 isoform X2, translating into MDADQIILLAALLLSLVSVVSSVTDPNDFAILDQFRKGLENPELLSWPPNSNDPCGPPSWKHVVCVGNRVTQIQVENVGLKGPLPENFNQLTKLYNLGLQRNQFNGKLPSFSGLSELQFAYLDYNNFDSIPSDFFDGLVSLRTFALDSNPLNATTGWSLPSQLQDSSQLTTLSLMNCNLVGPLPDFWGTMPSLTSLKLALNQISGALPASFGNLGLQYLWLNGQSGRGMNGPIDVVASMVSLTSLWLHGNTFSVMALLEFLDAVNYPSKLVSSWTGNDPCGGQWLGVSCDANKKVSIINLVKSNLTGTLSPTIANIASLTQISLSSNHLSGPIPKNWTSLKSLTLLDLSGNNLSAPLPNFSSSVKLSLDNNPLLNSNESEPPPSPINNSPPSRGSQSPPNNHPSTNPTSRSYESTQGETSKSSKLLVIVVPVASFAAVVLLVVPLLIYCCTKRKDAPSQTPSSLVIHPRDPSDSDNTVKIAVANNSNGSGSGSRNSSGIGESHVIDAGNLVISVQVLRKVTNNFAPENELGRGGFGVVYKGELDDGTKIAVKRMESGVINSKALDEFQSEIAVLSKVRHRHLVSLLGYSIEGKERLLVYEYMPQGALSKHLFHWKSLNLEPLSWKRRLNIALDVARGMEYLHSLAHQSFIHRDLKSSNILLGDDFRAKVSDFGLVKLAPDGKRSVVTRLAGTFGYLAPEYAVMGKITTKSDVFSFGVVLMELLTGLMALDEDRPEESQYLAAWFWKIKSSSEKLMNAVDPSLDTKKEETFESISIIAELAGHCTAREPSQRPDMGHAVNVLSPLVEKWKPVDDEKEEYCGIDYSLPLTQMVKGWQEAEEKDVSYVDLDNSKGSIPSRPTGFADSFTSADGR
- the LOC131318783 gene encoding receptor-like kinase TMK3 isoform X1 → MDADQIILLAALLLSLVSVVSSVTDPNDFAILDQFRKGLENPELLSWPPNSNDPCGPPSWKHVVCVGNRVTQIQVENVGLKGPLPENFNQLTKLYNLGLQRNQFNGKLPSFSGLSELQFAYLDYNNFDSIPSDFFDGLVSLRTFALDSNPLNATTGWSLPSQLQDSSQLTTLSLMNCNLVGPLPDFWGTMPSLTSLKLALNQISGALPASFGNLGLQYLWLNGQSGRGMNGPIDVVASMVSLTSLWLHGNTFSGKIPANIGDLTFLKDFNVNSNDLVGLLPDSLADMQLNKLDLNNNQFMGPVPKFKAVNYTYSSNNFCQSDVGVLCAPEVMALLEFLDAVNYPSKLVSSWTGNDPCGGQWLGVSCDANKKVSIINLVKSNLTGTLSPTIANIASLTQISLSSNHLSGPIPKNWTSLKSLTLLDLSGNNLSAPLPNFSSSVKLSLDNNPLLNSNESEPPPSPINNSPPSRGSQSPPNNHPSTNPTSRSYESTQGETSKSSKLLVIVVPVASFAAVVLLVVPLLIYCCTKRKDAPSQTPSSLVIHPRDPSDSDNTVKIAVANNSNGSGSGSRNSSGIGESHVIDAGNLVISVQVLRKVTNNFAPENELGRGGFGVVYKGELDDGTKIAVKRMESGVINSKALDEFQSEIAVLSKVRHRHLVSLLGYSIEGKERLLVYEYMPQGALSKHLFHWKSLNLEPLSWKRRLNIALDVARGMEYLHSLAHQSFIHRDLKSSNILLGDDFRAKVSDFGLVKLAPDGKRSVVTRLAGTFGYLAPEYAVMGKITTKSDVFSFGVVLMELLTGLMALDEDRPEESQYLAAWFWKIKSSSEKLMNAVDPSLDTKKEETFESISIIAELAGHCTAREPSQRPDMGHAVNVLSPLVEKWKPVDDEKEEYCGIDYSLPLTQMVKGWQEAEEKDVSYVDLDNSKGSIPSRPTGFADSFTSADGR